Proteins from a genomic interval of Synechococcus sp. A15-28:
- a CDS encoding AGE family epimerase/isomerase, with translation MASKNQLNFPFSDLVAGYIRSVSYPEIFDCKGMVELETSDGRMYTVKITDACYAELVRNLGEPFQVAPDMSQILVEDRFVHVYGLFYPEADSLKFEAKHMLLFGRGKDDLRFEDQNWWIHQIQQLLNFYLEAQFKVVEGEAIDFKKFRTDLSAEGKKQDGVQNLDTISRLVYGFATAYMITGDERALEAATNGTEYMQRHFRHQNKSEGICYWYSQIDIQDDGSVRKYMGSTAGGDEGGNAIPCYEQIYALAGPTQTWRLTGGESIKHDIDDTIAFLNRFYKDHGPYGGYYSHVDPVTFDAKAESLGVNKAKKNWNSVGDHAPAYLINLYLATGDEGYAKFLEDTFDTICEHFPDYGYSPFMNEKFYEDWTHDLKWGIHQARCVVGHNLKVAWNLTRMHSLNPKESYKTFAHQIADAIPPAGCDNQRGGWYDMMERTLKDGEEHYRRVWHDRKAWWQQEQGILAYYIMAGVYNDKPEYLRYAREGTAFYNGWFLDYESGGIYFNVLANGQPYSLGSERGKGSHSMAGYHSFELCFLAAIYSNLLVTKQPMDFYFRPDPQGWPDNKLRVAPDLLPAGSVELSEVWIDDKTFTDFDRKEMIVNLPNSDKPLRVRVRIEPAGMGFSADLMSFENGIGKFALDGDLTRCKLPTLKKELERLSGVKGIVLDMTNLKTVDDTGWNYLLFTKQQRGAEFSVQLSGLNQVISQSLKDAELDEEFAVIG, from the coding sequence ATGGCATCTAAAAATCAACTGAACTTCCCCTTCTCAGATCTCGTCGCTGGGTACATTCGCAGCGTCTCCTATCCGGAGATCTTTGACTGCAAGGGCATGGTCGAACTGGAGACATCCGATGGACGGATGTACACCGTGAAAATCACAGATGCCTGTTACGCAGAGCTTGTACGCAACCTTGGTGAGCCCTTCCAGGTGGCACCTGATATGTCACAGATCCTTGTAGAGGATCGTTTTGTCCATGTGTATGGACTCTTCTACCCTGAAGCTGACAGCCTCAAGTTTGAGGCCAAGCACATGCTTCTCTTCGGCCGTGGAAAAGATGATCTGCGTTTCGAAGATCAGAACTGGTGGATTCATCAAATTCAGCAGTTGTTGAATTTCTATCTTGAAGCTCAATTCAAGGTCGTCGAAGGCGAAGCTATTGACTTCAAAAAATTCCGCACTGATTTGAGTGCTGAGGGTAAGAAGCAGGATGGCGTTCAGAACCTCGATACTATCTCACGACTGGTGTATGGCTTTGCAACGGCCTACATGATCACTGGCGATGAACGTGCCCTCGAAGCTGCCACCAATGGCACTGAGTACATGCAGCGCCACTTCCGCCATCAGAATAAGAGTGAAGGAATCTGTTACTGGTACAGCCAGATTGATATCCAAGACGATGGAAGTGTACGCAAATACATGGGCTCCACTGCAGGTGGAGATGAAGGTGGTAATGCCATTCCTTGCTACGAGCAGATTTACGCTCTTGCTGGACCCACTCAAACCTGGCGTCTCACCGGCGGTGAATCTATTAAGCATGATATCGACGATACAATCGCATTCTTGAATCGCTTCTACAAGGATCACGGTCCTTATGGAGGTTATTACTCTCATGTTGATCCAGTCACCTTCGACGCCAAAGCTGAATCCCTCGGGGTTAACAAGGCCAAGAAGAACTGGAACTCCGTTGGTGACCACGCACCCGCCTACTTGATCAACCTTTATCTGGCCACAGGCGACGAGGGGTACGCGAAGTTCCTTGAGGATACGTTTGACACGATCTGCGAACACTTCCCTGACTACGGCTATAGCCCCTTCATGAACGAGAAGTTCTATGAGGACTGGACACACGATCTGAAGTGGGGCATTCACCAAGCCCGTTGTGTTGTGGGTCACAACCTGAAAGTGGCGTGGAACCTCACCCGCATGCATAGCCTCAACCCCAAGGAGAGCTACAAAACCTTTGCTCACCAGATTGCCGATGCCATCCCCCCTGCCGGTTGCGACAACCAGCGCGGTGGTTGGTACGACATGATGGAGCGGACGCTGAAGGATGGTGAAGAGCACTATCGCCGCGTCTGGCACGACCGCAAGGCTTGGTGGCAGCAGGAACAGGGAATTCTTGCTTACTACATCATGGCTGGCGTTTACAACGACAAGCCTGAATATCTGCGTTACGCCAGAGAAGGCACGGCTTTCTACAACGGTTGGTTCCTGGACTATGAGTCCGGCGGCATCTATTTCAACGTTTTAGCCAACGGTCAGCCCTACTCTCTTGGATCCGAGCGTGGTAAAGGTAGCCACTCCATGGCGGGCTATCACTCATTTGAACTCTGTTTCCTTGCAGCGATTTACTCGAACCTGCTTGTCACCAAGCAGCCAATGGACTTCTACTTCCGTCCAGATCCTCAGGGATGGCCCGACAACAAATTGCGAGTCGCACCTGACCTGCTTCCTGCTGGCAGTGTTGAACTGAGTGAAGTCTGGATTGACGACAAAACCTTCACCGATTTCGATCGAAAGGAGATGATCGTCAACCTGCCCAATTCCGATAAACCACTCCGCGTTCGCGTTCGTATTGAACCAGCAGGAATGGGCTTCAGTGCTGATCTTATGAGCTTTGAGAACGGAATTGGCAAGTTTGCACTTGATGGTGACCTCACGCGTTGTAAGCTCCCAACCCTGAAAAAAGAGCTGGAGAGACTCTCCGGGGTCAAGGGAATTGTCTTGGATATGACAAATCTCAAGACAGTTGACGACACAGGTTGGAACTACCTCCTGTTCACAAAACAACAGCGAGGAGCTGAATTTAGCGTTCAACTTTCCGGACTAAATCAAGTCATCAGTCAGTCTCTAAAAGACGCTGAACTCGATGAGGAGTTCGCTGTTATCGGCTAA
- a CDS encoding putative 2OG-Fe(II) oxygenase, with translation MSNFIAISKLGVQAAQSGDLATAEKYFRQAADMKGEPPEAIFNLCRLLNMQGRHKDVVQSFTKRIKSQDYVTIHPQLLLIASQSAQSCRNHSLAIEILSSLHYKYPENIETSVMLSTLEIEAGRLSAAMNIINITIKQSGRSPSLLTNLAICESEMGNLQTADNIHKEIISKNPEKFLAYFNYGKYLATVGETSLAKQSFKKCLEIVPNAPEALEAINQIEPQDTSIAKFYAKIELGDYHRAAVILKEHSNTIGTSDYLSCISYLNEKYRSWFGESRQFSPKQLVHKHNLNEDTSIDLNSLYTYVKNSESLIKDRPGKPTINGYQTYEVLKGSTNQTVKILCEKIISLATDYYDTLELPYKMGNGNNRYEISGWGVALNGGGHQKLHTHPEAKISGVLYLKTSKETESMETDKGNILFPTVESLSIAPYTGLMIIFPSYLPHSTVPTTEENERVCIAFNVNF, from the coding sequence ATGAGTAACTTCATAGCTATCAGCAAGCTGGGCGTTCAAGCGGCACAAAGTGGAGATTTGGCAACTGCTGAAAAGTATTTCCGCCAAGCGGCAGATATGAAGGGAGAGCCACCAGAAGCAATCTTTAATTTATGCAGACTGCTGAATATGCAAGGCAGACATAAGGATGTAGTCCAATCTTTTACCAAAAGGATAAAATCGCAAGACTACGTAACTATACATCCGCAACTTCTCTTAATCGCGAGCCAGTCTGCGCAAAGCTGCAGAAATCATTCACTGGCAATTGAGATCTTATCGTCTCTCCATTATAAGTATCCAGAAAATATTGAGACATCAGTTATGCTAAGTACACTAGAGATCGAAGCAGGCAGGCTTAGCGCGGCAATGAATATTATCAACATTACTATTAAACAAAGTGGTCGCAGTCCGTCACTTCTAACAAACCTAGCCATTTGCGAATCAGAGATGGGGAACCTTCAAACTGCGGACAACATTCACAAGGAAATTATAAGCAAGAATCCCGAAAAATTCCTTGCTTACTTTAATTATGGAAAATATCTGGCAACAGTAGGCGAAACCTCATTAGCAAAGCAATCGTTCAAAAAATGCCTAGAAATCGTACCCAATGCGCCAGAGGCATTGGAAGCAATCAATCAAATCGAACCGCAAGACACATCGATCGCTAAATTCTATGCAAAAATTGAATTAGGCGACTATCATAGAGCAGCAGTAATTCTCAAGGAGCATTCGAACACTATCGGCACCAGCGATTACTTATCATGTATAAGTTACCTTAACGAAAAATACCGTTCTTGGTTTGGCGAGTCTAGACAATTCTCGCCCAAACAATTAGTTCATAAACACAATTTAAATGAGGATACAAGTATTGACCTTAATTCATTGTATACCTACGTCAAGAATAGCGAATCGTTAATCAAGGACAGGCCTGGGAAACCGACAATAAACGGCTATCAAACCTACGAAGTCCTTAAAGGTTCGACAAATCAAACAGTAAAAATTCTATGTGAAAAGATTATATCGTTAGCAACCGATTACTACGACACCTTAGAACTCCCATACAAAATGGGTAACGGCAATAACAGATATGAGATTAGCGGATGGGGAGTTGCATTAAATGGGGGCGGGCATCAAAAGCTTCATACACATCCAGAAGCCAAAATAAGTGGAGTACTTTATCTGAAGACGTCGAAAGAAACCGAATCAATGGAAACCGACAAAGGAAATATACTTTTCCCTACAGTGGAATCTCTTTCAATAGCTCCGTACACAGGGCTTATGATTATATTTCCGAGCTATTTACCTCACTCAACAGTACCAACAACTGAAGAGAATGAAAGAGTATGTATTGCATTTAATGTAAACTTTTAG
- a CDS encoding type 1 glutamine amidotransferase domain-containing protein, whose product MSKKILVVLSEWGYWGEELIGPLDVLTSAGYSLDFMTPNGRKPVALPPSMDETYIDPPLDKGVTSAHFAKRTKEVDSSDLLANPVNLSEKLPLMPYFNSEKFGHKLEEFFNTREEFWKEFVDPYDALLLPGGSGPMVDMVNNERLHNLILGYVNRDKLVAAECYCVTCLAFAREWTDRKSIIWGKNVTGHAREYDYKEGTGFAQMYGYDGEPMNTSANFGPPFYPLEYILRDATGPQGKYHGGVGRTVSTILDYPFLTGRSTQDSTLVGELMVKVLEEDLRKYGW is encoded by the coding sequence ATGTCAAAAAAAATTCTCGTCGTCCTTTCCGAGTGGGGGTATTGGGGTGAGGAGCTTATTGGCCCCTTAGATGTCCTCACATCCGCCGGATACTCTCTCGACTTCATGACTCCCAATGGGAGAAAGCCTGTAGCGCTTCCTCCCAGCATGGACGAAACCTACATCGACCCTCCACTCGATAAGGGCGTCACGAGTGCTCACTTTGCCAAAAGGACCAAAGAAGTTGATAGCTCAGATTTGCTAGCCAATCCGGTTAATCTTTCGGAAAAGCTGCCATTGATGCCTTACTTTAATAGTGAAAAATTCGGCCACAAATTAGAGGAATTTTTCAATACCCGCGAGGAATTCTGGAAAGAATTTGTTGACCCATATGACGCCCTGCTTTTACCAGGTGGAAGTGGTCCAATGGTTGATATGGTAAATAACGAACGTTTGCACAACCTTATTCTTGGTTATGTAAACCGTGACAAACTCGTAGCCGCTGAATGCTACTGCGTCACCTGTTTGGCTTTCGCACGTGAGTGGACTGATCGCAAAAGTATCATCTGGGGCAAGAACGTTACGGGTCATGCACGCGAATACGACTACAAAGAAGGTACCGGTTTCGCACAAATGTATGGCTATGACGGCGAGCCAATGAACACATCAGCTAATTTTGGACCACCGTTTTACCCTCTCGAGTACATTCTCAGAGACGCAACCGGACCTCAAGGCAAATATCACGGTGGTGTTGGACGCACCGTGTCCACAATCCTGGATTACCCCTTCCTCACTGGTCGCTCAACTCAAGATTCCACTCTTGTTGGCGAGTTGATGGTGAAGGTTCTTGAAGAGGATCTTCGTAAATATGGCTGGTAA
- a CDS encoding thiamine pyrophosphate-binding protein, whose protein sequence is MRGHEAILMQFLANGIDHMFGNPGTVEQGFLDALSDVPEMKYILTLQESIAVLCADGYARARFKPALVQIHSSPGLGNAIGNLYQAMRGQAPLVVIGGDAGIKYQAMDAQMAADLVAMAEPVTKWSAMVQHPSSLLRMLRRAIKIASTPPCGPVYLCLPEDILDSEITETIFPAHIPSYNTSPTSQDLQEVAELIKDASNPIILSGDGVAWTDGVDELVAFAETVGAKVYSADGGEINFPDDHLLNYGSTGHMFGSASLPITKGCDLCIALGCYLLPEVFPDLGNIFNDDAKIVHIDTNVNNIAKNHRVDISYVSQPGAVLKTLLPMVKQLPSDWHTTSQARRKKLESESPVVNNNVDKTYGIPDDLNNPKIDGKSVFMRSGPFIKKLSEKAPKDTIIFDEALTNSPPVSKYFPGQKRGDRMMTRGGSLGTGFPGGIGAKLAHPERCVIAFSGDGGSMYTIQTLWTAARHGVNTKFVVCQNRSYRLLQANITQFWKERGIEGREFPLAFDLSNPQVKFHDIAIGLGVKAESVETPDQIDGAIDRMLGHNGPYLINLVLDGDIHPELVGVHCGQ, encoded by the coding sequence ATGCGTGGCCACGAAGCGATTTTGATGCAATTCCTGGCTAATGGAATTGATCACATGTTTGGTAATCCTGGAACCGTAGAGCAGGGCTTCCTTGATGCCCTCTCTGATGTGCCAGAGATGAAATATATTCTCACCCTGCAGGAATCTATCGCCGTTCTCTGCGCAGATGGATACGCAAGGGCAAGATTCAAGCCAGCGCTTGTTCAGATCCATAGCTCTCCAGGACTGGGAAATGCCATTGGTAACCTTTACCAAGCCATGAGAGGACAGGCACCACTGGTCGTTATTGGTGGTGATGCAGGGATCAAATACCAGGCAATGGATGCTCAGATGGCTGCAGATCTGGTCGCCATGGCTGAGCCAGTGACAAAATGGTCGGCCATGGTCCAACATCCCAGCAGCCTTCTCAGAATGTTGAGACGGGCCATCAAAATTGCAAGCACGCCACCATGTGGTCCTGTTTATCTTTGCCTCCCCGAAGATATTCTTGATAGTGAGATCACTGAGACGATTTTTCCTGCACATATCCCCAGCTACAACACATCTCCGACTTCGCAAGATCTGCAAGAAGTCGCAGAATTGATCAAGGATGCAAGCAATCCCATTATTCTCTCAGGCGATGGTGTTGCGTGGACTGATGGAGTTGACGAACTTGTTGCTTTCGCTGAAACTGTGGGTGCCAAGGTTTATTCTGCAGATGGAGGCGAAATTAACTTCCCAGATGATCATCTTCTCAACTATGGCAGTACAGGTCATATGTTTGGGAGCGCGAGTTTGCCCATCACAAAAGGATGTGATTTGTGCATTGCCCTAGGATGTTACTTACTCCCTGAAGTCTTTCCAGACTTGGGCAATATCTTTAATGACGACGCAAAAATCGTCCATATCGATACCAACGTCAACAATATTGCCAAAAACCACCGAGTCGACATTTCGTATGTTTCTCAACCAGGAGCAGTCTTAAAAACATTGCTGCCAATGGTCAAGCAACTTCCTTCTGACTGGCATACCACCTCACAGGCGCGCCGCAAAAAACTTGAATCAGAATCTCCTGTCGTCAACAATAATGTAGACAAAACTTATGGGATTCCAGACGATTTAAATAATCCAAAGATTGACGGTAAATCAGTCTTTATGCGTTCAGGTCCATTTATTAAAAAGCTATCAGAGAAAGCCCCCAAAGATACGATTATCTTTGATGAGGCACTGACCAATTCACCTCCTGTCAGCAAATATTTTCCCGGCCAGAAACGCGGCGATCGCATGATGACCAGGGGTGGATCCCTTGGAACAGGCTTCCCTGGAGGAATTGGAGCAAAATTGGCTCATCCAGAACGATGTGTAATTGCTTTCTCTGGTGACGGCGGAAGCATGTACACCATCCAAACCTTATGGACAGCAGCTCGACATGGCGTCAATACAAAGTTTGTTGTTTGCCAAAACCGCTCCTATCGCCTGCTTCAAGCCAATATCACACAGTTCTGGAAAGAACGCGGCATCGAGGGACGTGAATTCCCATTAGCGTTTGATTTATCAAACCCACAGGTTAAATTCCACGACATTGCTATTGGCCTGGGTGTAAAAGCTGAATCTGTCGAAACACCAGATCAAATCGATGGTGCGATCGACAGGATGTTAGGCCACAATGGCCCTTACTTAATTAACCTAGTTCTGGATGGCGATATCCACCCAGAACTGGTTGGAGTCCATTGCGGTCAATAA
- a CDS encoding nuclear transport factor 2 family protein — protein sequence MKNVPDSKLGNLYREHINLILKKDIDGLLAQYADDGLLISSFEKTPKYFRGRKELEVHFQGILGIEGLDTEIAFWAETENPTTLMIVEAITMQTPGGEAKMRFADSWVLNDEGRIQIHFAGMTQYPDGSVA from the coding sequence ATGAAAAACGTTCCTGACAGCAAACTCGGCAATTTGTACCGCGAACACATTAATCTTATTCTAAAGAAAGACATTGATGGCCTCTTGGCTCAATATGCAGATGACGGGCTATTGATTTCAAGCTTTGAGAAGACCCCAAAATACTTTCGTGGACGCAAAGAATTAGAGGTTCATTTCCAAGGCATTCTTGGAATTGAAGGTTTGGATACAGAAATTGCCTTCTGGGCTGAAACTGAAAATCCAACCACTTTGATGATCGTTGAAGCCATCACGATGCAAACGCCCGGTGGCGAGGCAAAAATGCGCTTCGCAGATAGCTGGGTGCTTAACGACGAGGGTCGGATTCAAATCCACTTCGCAGGAATGACTCAGTATCCCGACGGATCCGTTGCCTGA
- a CDS encoding VOC family protein, protein MLQIISQLAITCKDQKVTEDWYCRNFGFRRARVAKLPDGKEIIFIKMADSSFYLELFAADGDSPLPDAENDGYTFPGFRHLAFKVDDVDKKLSEISPLNLTLGPLDFDAFIPGWRTAWLKDPDGRIIEVSQGFTDE, encoded by the coding sequence ATGCTTCAAATTATTTCTCAACTTGCTATCACCTGCAAAGACCAGAAGGTCACGGAGGATTGGTACTGCCGGAATTTTGGCTTTCGCCGAGCTCGCGTTGCCAAACTACCAGATGGTAAAGAGATTATCTTTATCAAAATGGCTGATTCAAGCTTCTATCTAGAGCTTTTTGCTGCTGACGGCGACTCGCCATTGCCGGACGCAGAGAATGACGGGTACACCTTTCCCGGTTTCCGACATCTTGCATTCAAAGTCGACGATGTTGACAAAAAGTTAAGTGAGATTAGCCCACTCAATCTCACCCTTGGCCCCCTTGATTTTGATGCTTTCATCCCTGGTTGGAGGACAGCATGGTTGAAGGATCCAGATGGTCGCATCATTGAAGTCAGTCAGGGTTTCACTGATGAGTAA
- a CDS encoding tRNA-(ms[2]io[6]A)-hydroxylase, translating to MTVNSPQKSVASIRWLKAPTSWSWVEQANARPMEVLIDHAHCERKAAGFATQLMFRYLCEPGLGEVLSPLAREELEHFEKVLTLLKQRGRYLEPLSASQYGATLSKRVRKEEPSRMLDSFLVAGLIEARSHERMALLAEHSPDSELRSLYADLLASEARHFGVYWNLAESRWPRSVLISRLKTLAVEETKALEGTLEHASHVRMHSPGVVEKRCNTAID from the coding sequence ATGACGGTTAATAGTCCTCAGAAAAGCGTCGCTTCGATTCGTTGGCTGAAAGCACCCACCAGCTGGAGTTGGGTGGAGCAAGCGAATGCAAGACCGATGGAGGTTTTGATCGATCACGCCCATTGCGAGCGCAAAGCAGCCGGTTTTGCGACCCAGTTGATGTTTCGTTATCTCTGTGAACCTGGGCTGGGAGAAGTGCTCAGTCCACTGGCACGGGAAGAGCTTGAGCATTTTGAGAAGGTGCTTACGTTGTTAAAACAGCGTGGGCGTTATTTAGAGCCTTTGTCGGCTTCTCAATACGGCGCGACTCTTTCAAAGAGGGTGCGAAAAGAAGAGCCTTCAAGAATGCTCGACTCATTTCTGGTGGCTGGGTTGATTGAAGCTCGGTCCCATGAGCGAATGGCATTGTTGGCTGAGCACAGTCCAGATTCTGAGCTCCGTTCTTTATATGCCGATCTGTTGGCAAGCGAGGCGCGACATTTTGGTGTGTATTGGAATTTGGCGGAATCTCGTTGGCCTAGAAGCGTCCTGATTTCGCGATTGAAGACGTTGGCTGTTGAAGAAACAAAAGCCTTGGAAGGTACTCTTGAACACGCTTCACACGTGCGAATGCACTCTCCGGGGGTGGTAGAAAAACGCTGCAATACTGCGATTGATTAG
- the aroQ gene encoding type II 3-dehydroquinate dehydratase yields MHLLLLNGPNLNLLGQREPGIYGSGTLASIEDGLRQEAAAAGAELDCFQSNFEGALVERIHRAMGTSQGILINAGAYTHTSIALRDALLGVAIPFVELHLSNTHARESFRHRSLLADRAVGVVSGFGPMSYSLALQGLLHHLQ; encoded by the coding sequence ATGCACCTGCTGCTGCTGAACGGACCCAACCTCAATCTGCTGGGCCAGCGGGAGCCAGGGATCTATGGCAGTGGAACGCTGGCATCGATCGAAGACGGCCTGCGGCAGGAGGCCGCAGCAGCTGGGGCTGAACTGGATTGTTTTCAAAGCAATTTCGAGGGGGCCCTCGTGGAACGGATTCATCGGGCCATGGGGACGAGCCAGGGGATCCTGATCAATGCCGGCGCCTACACCCACACCTCCATCGCCTTGAGGGATGCTCTGTTGGGGGTGGCCATTCCGTTTGTAGAGCTGCATCTGAGCAACACTCATGCCCGTGAAAGCTTTCGCCATCGTTCTCTTCTGGCAGACCGAGCAGTTGGGGTGGTGTCTGGCTTTGGACCGATGAGTTATTCCCTGGCGTTACAGGGCCTGCTTCATCACCTTCAATAG
- a CDS encoding glycoside hydrolase family 13 protein, with protein MASSTPFHDPPAWVADAVIYQIFPDRFRRSGQVTAQRHLELKPWGSDPREQGFQGGDLYGVIEALDQLQAMGISCLYLTPIFSSAANHRYHAYDYFEVDPLLGGNAALDALIDALHQRGMRLVLDGVFNHCGRGFWAFHHLVENGQDSPYRDWFHVHRWPVQPYPAEGEDCGYDCWWAVPDLPKFNHGNPAVRDHLLEVGRFWLERGIDGWRLDVPAEVPAEFWVDFRRVVRDVNPDAWIVGEIWGDARVWLQGEHFDGVMNYRLGWSSLGWVAGDRLRQGYRNPEYPLNPLSSEELIEIWNTTSGWYRPAVNRAQMNLLDSHDVPRALHSLNGDVKALKLALLLLFLQPGAPCVYYGTEAALAGGPDAELSGGPEPACREAFPWEQPWAADLSPTITGLAELRRNHPELTRGDLVWESIGPDGLLGRAPGGYSVLVNRSPTTSMAIEPGASTIWSSGVCDGSLEPQSAVVLLQG; from the coding sequence ATGGCGTCCTCCACCCCCTTCCACGACCCTCCGGCCTGGGTGGCCGATGCCGTGATCTATCAGATCTTTCCGGATCGATTCCGTCGCAGCGGGCAGGTGACGGCCCAGCGGCATCTGGAGCTGAAGCCCTGGGGCAGTGATCCCCGGGAGCAGGGCTTTCAGGGGGGGGATCTCTACGGGGTGATCGAGGCGTTGGATCAGCTGCAGGCCATGGGGATCAGCTGTCTGTACCTGACGCCGATCTTCAGCTCCGCCGCCAATCATCGCTATCACGCTTACGACTACTTCGAGGTGGATCCCCTACTGGGGGGGAATGCCGCTCTGGATGCATTGATCGACGCGTTGCACCAGCGGGGCATGCGGTTGGTGCTGGATGGTGTGTTCAACCACTGCGGCCGTGGCTTCTGGGCCTTCCATCACCTGGTGGAAAACGGCCAGGACTCGCCCTACCGGGATTGGTTTCATGTGCATCGATGGCCTGTCCAGCCCTATCCGGCGGAGGGCGAGGACTGCGGCTACGACTGCTGGTGGGCCGTTCCCGATCTTCCCAAGTTCAACCACGGCAACCCCGCGGTGCGGGACCACCTCCTGGAGGTGGGGCGCTTCTGGCTGGAACGGGGCATCGATGGATGGCGTCTGGATGTGCCCGCCGAAGTGCCGGCTGAGTTCTGGGTGGATTTCCGGCGGGTGGTGCGGGACGTCAACCCTGACGCCTGGATTGTTGGTGAGATCTGGGGTGATGCCCGGGTCTGGCTGCAGGGCGAGCACTTTGATGGGGTGATGAATTACCGCCTTGGCTGGAGCAGCCTCGGCTGGGTGGCCGGAGATCGGTTGCGGCAGGGCTATCGCAATCCGGAATATCCGCTCAATCCCCTCAGCAGCGAGGAGTTGATCGAGATCTGGAACACCACCTCAGGTTGGTACCGGCCAGCTGTTAACCGAGCACAGATGAATCTGTTGGACAGCCACGATGTGCCGCGGGCGTTGCACAGCCTCAACGGGGATGTGAAGGCTCTGAAGCTTGCCCTGTTGCTGCTCTTCCTGCAGCCAGGGGCCCCTTGTGTGTATTACGGCACTGAAGCGGCGCTGGCGGGTGGTCCTGATGCTGAGCTGTCAGGAGGCCCGGAACCCGCCTGTCGTGAAGCCTTCCCCTGGGAACAACCCTGGGCAGCGGATCTGAGCCCCACCATTACCGGCCTGGCTGAACTGCGGCGAAACCACCCGGAGCTCACCCGTGGTGATCTGGTCTGGGAATCGATCGGACCTGACGGGTTGTTGGGGAGGGCCCCTGGTGGATACAGCGTCTTGGTGAACCGCAGCCCTACGACCTCCATGGCGATTGAACCAGGAGCATCCACGATCTGGAGCTCTGGCGTCTGCGACGGGTCCCTGGAACCGCAATCAGCGGTGGTGCTCTTGCAGGGATGA